In one Oscillospiraceae bacterium genomic region, the following are encoded:
- a CDS encoding oxidoreductase has product MAGLNWAVLGTGVIANEMASALRAMGRNLYAVGSRTPEKARAFAEAYGAPKYYSDFHDMFSDPGVDVIYLATPHNTHIGFLEQALSHGKHVLCEKSITLSSAELSRAEALAQAHGAVLAEAMTIYHMPLYKQLVRRAQAGEFGRVNLVQTNFGSCKDYDMSNRFFNKALAGGAMLDIGVYALSLTRLFLSSRPDRVKSLVGYAPSGADEVSGIVMMNPEGQLATATLSLHSKQPKRAVISCDRAYIEIMEYPRADEATIVWTDSGARETVRAGDRAQALRYELEDMEAAVPGGGDGMHLSLTRDVMHLMSSIRRDWGMYYENETTLL; this is encoded by the coding sequence GTGGCGGGGCTGAATTGGGCCGTGCTGGGCACCGGGGTCATCGCCAACGAGATGGCCTCGGCCCTGCGGGCCATGGGCAGGAACCTGTACGCCGTGGGCAGCCGCACCCCGGAAAAGGCCCGCGCCTTCGCCGAAGCCTACGGCGCACCCAAGTATTACAGCGATTTCCACGACATGTTCTCCGACCCCGGGGTGGACGTCATCTACCTCGCCACCCCCCACAACACCCACATCGGCTTCCTGGAGCAGGCCCTCTCCCACGGCAAGCACGTGCTGTGCGAGAAGTCCATCACCCTCAGCTCGGCGGAGCTCTCCCGGGCGGAGGCCCTGGCCCAGGCCCACGGCGCGGTGCTGGCCGAGGCCATGACCATCTACCACATGCCCCTCTACAAGCAGCTTGTCCGCCGGGCGCAGGCGGGGGAGTTCGGCCGGGTCAACCTGGTGCAGACCAATTTCGGCAGCTGCAAGGACTACGACATGTCAAACCGCTTCTTCAACAAGGCGCTGGCGGGCGGGGCCATGCTGGACATCGGGGTGTACGCCCTGTCCCTCACCCGGCTCTTCCTGTCCTCCCGGCCCGACCGGGTCAAATCCCTGGTGGGCTACGCCCCCAGCGGCGCGGACGAGGTGAGCGGCATCGTGATGATGAACCCCGAGGGCCAGCTGGCCACCGCCACCCTCTCCCTGCACTCCAAGCAGCCCAAGCGGGCAGTGATCTCCTGCGACAGGGCCTATATTGAAATCATGGAATACCCCAGGGCCGACGAGGCAACCATAGTGTGGACGGACAGCGGCGCGCGGGAGACCGTCCGCGCCGGGGACCGGGCCCAGGCCCTGCGCTACGAGCTGGAGGACATGGAGGCGGCCGTGCCGGGCGGCGGGGACGGGATGCACCTGTCCCTCACCCGGGACGTGATGCACCTCATGTCAAGCATACGGCGGGACTGGGGCATGTACTACGAGAACGAGACAACTTTATTATAA
- a CDS encoding alpha/beta hydrolase — MATMREFSYPSGDGLHQIWATEWLPEHCAPRAVVQIVHGISEYVGRYAPYAEFLTGHGFAVVGDDHLGHGRTARPGEYGFIAESGGWDILAGDVHELRVLEGERFPDVPYFILGHSMGSFLTRTYLIRWPGSVDGAVLSGTGQEAPVTVAFGKGLAGLLCRTRGPRSVSRLITSLSLGAYNKQFKPNRTGSDWISRDEAQVDAYVADPMCSFVPTVGMFRDMMGGLQFIADPENLRRMDPDTPVYIYSGDKDPVGGSGAGVRKVHGFFQSAGVKDLTLKLYPGGRHEMHNELNRDEVFADTLAWLEGHMARSAASVETAHA; from the coding sequence ATGGCGACAATGCGGGAATTTTCCTACCCCTCCGGCGACGGCCTCCATCAGATTTGGGCCACCGAGTGGCTGCCGGAGCACTGCGCCCCCCGGGCGGTGGTGCAGATCGTCCACGGCATCTCGGAGTACGTGGGCCGCTACGCGCCCTACGCCGAGTTCCTGACCGGCCACGGCTTCGCCGTGGTGGGGGACGACCACCTGGGCCACGGCCGCACGGCCCGGCCCGGCGAGTACGGCTTTATCGCGGAATCCGGCGGCTGGGACATCCTGGCCGGCGACGTGCACGAGCTGCGGGTGCTGGAGGGGGAGCGTTTCCCGGACGTGCCCTACTTTATCCTGGGCCACTCCATGGGCTCCTTCCTCACCCGGACCTACCTGATCCGCTGGCCGGGCAGCGTGGACGGGGCCGTCCTCTCGGGTACCGGGCAGGAGGCCCCCGTGACCGTGGCCTTCGGCAAGGGGCTGGCCGGGCTGCTGTGCAGGACCCGGGGGCCCCGCTCGGTGAGCAGGCTGATTACAAGCCTCTCCCTGGGGGCCTACAACAAGCAGTTCAAGCCCAACCGCACCGGCTCGGACTGGATCTCCCGGGACGAGGCCCAGGTGGACGCCTACGTGGCCGACCCGATGTGCTCCTTCGTGCCCACGGTGGGCATGTTCCGGGACATGATGGGGGGCCTGCAATTCATCGCGGACCCCGAAAACCTCAGGCGCATGGACCCGGACACCCCGGTTTACATCTACTCCGGGGACAAGGATCCCGTGGGGGGCAGCGGCGCGGGGGTGCGGAAGGTTCACGGCTTCTTCCAGAGCGCGGGAGTGAAGGATTTGACGCTCAAGCTCTACCCCGGCGGGCGGCACGAGATGCACAACGAGCTCAACCGGGACGAGGTGTTCGCCGACACCCTGGCCTGGCTGGAGGGGCACATGGCCCGTTCGGCGGCGTCTGTAGAGACGGCCCATGCGTGA
- the fruR_1 gene encoding DeoR family transcriptional regulator, protein MLTQERYQLILSLLAEKNAVTVAELTQALGASEATVRRDLNALDEMGRLHKVHGGATALGGTFVPGEPDMSTKSALHVAEKQAIGAYAAGLVTDDDFVYLDAGSSTGAIIDRLVPSRATFVTNGIDHARRLTQKGLKAFILGGQFKSTTEAIVGAMALHSLRQYNFTKCFLGANGVDLAAGFTTPDSEEAMLKSEAMNRAYLSFVLCDHSKFRLVSPVTFAPLNKACILTDRLDDEAYRKETVVKVIKEGNAQ, encoded by the coding sequence ATGCTGACACAGGAACGCTATCAACTGATACTCAGCTTGCTGGCGGAGAAAAACGCGGTGACGGTGGCCGAGCTGACCCAGGCGCTGGGCGCGTCGGAGGCCACCGTGCGCCGGGATCTGAACGCGCTGGACGAGATGGGCCGCCTGCACAAGGTCCACGGCGGCGCCACCGCCCTGGGCGGCACCTTCGTCCCCGGCGAGCCGGACATGAGCACCAAGTCGGCCCTCCACGTGGCCGAGAAGCAGGCCATCGGCGCCTACGCCGCGGGCCTCGTCACCGACGACGACTTCGTGTACCTCGACGCGGGCTCCTCCACCGGGGCCATCATCGACCGTCTGGTTCCCAGCCGCGCCACCTTCGTCACCAACGGCATCGACCACGCCCGGCGCCTCACCCAAAAAGGGCTGAAGGCCTTCATCCTGGGCGGGCAGTTCAAGTCCACCACCGAGGCCATCGTGGGGGCCATGGCCCTGCACAGCCTGCGGCAGTACAACTTTACCAAGTGCTTCCTGGGGGCCAACGGCGTGGATCTGGCCGCGGGCTTCACCACGCCGGACAGCGAGGAGGCCATGCTCAAGTCCGAGGCCATGAACCGCGCCTACCTCTCGTTCGTGCTGTGCGACCACAGCAAATTCCGGCTGGTCTCCCCCGTCACCTTCGCGCCCCTGAACAAGGCCTGCATCCTCACCGACCGCCTGGACGACGAGGCCTACCGCAAGGAGACCGTGGTCAAGGTCATCAAGGAGGGCAACGCGCAATGA
- the fruK gene encoding tagatose-6-phosphate kinase, with protein sequence MIYTLTFNPALDYAVYLDSFGLGETNRTVREELSCGGKGINVSIVLHRLGVESVALGFLAGFTGVILQSWVHEIGVKSDFIQIPDGMSRINVKIKYRGETEINGRGPDIPAAALEALFGKLDALGEGDTLVISGSIPASLPADVYEQILARLDGRGIRFVVDATGALLENVLEYHPFLIKPNHEELGELCGRVLAPSDTGGITACARTLQSKGARNVLVSMAGDGALLLTEHGQILRQGAAKGTVKNSVGAGDSMVAGFLAGYAGSGSYAKALRLGAAAGGATAFSDGLAEAGDVQAVLATL encoded by the coding sequence ATGATCTACACACTCACCTTCAATCCCGCCCTGGACTACGCCGTCTATCTGGACAGCTTCGGCCTGGGCGAGACAAACCGCACCGTCCGGGAGGAGCTCTCCTGCGGCGGCAAGGGCATCAACGTGTCCATCGTGCTCCACCGCCTGGGGGTGGAGAGCGTGGCCCTGGGCTTCCTGGCCGGGTTCACGGGGGTCATCCTCCAGTCCTGGGTCCACGAAATCGGGGTGAAGTCCGACTTCATCCAGATCCCCGACGGCATGAGCCGCATTAACGTCAAGATCAAGTACCGGGGCGAGACCGAAATCAACGGCCGGGGCCCCGACATCCCCGCCGCCGCGCTGGAAGCCCTCTTTGGCAAGCTGGACGCCCTGGGGGAGGGGGACACCCTGGTCATCTCCGGCAGCATCCCCGCCTCCCTGCCCGCCGACGTCTACGAGCAGATCCTGGCCCGGCTGGACGGCCGGGGCATCCGCTTCGTGGTGGACGCCACCGGCGCGCTGCTGGAAAACGTGCTGGAGTACCACCCCTTCCTGATAAAGCCCAACCACGAGGAGCTGGGCGAGCTGTGCGGCCGGGTCCTCGCCCCGTCGGACACCGGGGGCATCACCGCCTGCGCCCGCACCCTCCAGTCCAAGGGGGCCCGCAACGTGCTGGTCTCCATGGCCGGGGACGGGGCCCTGCTGCTCACCGAGCACGGCCAGATCCTCCGCCAGGGCGCGGCCAAGGGCACGGTGAAGAACTCCGTGGGCGCGGGGGACTCCATGGTGGCCGGCTTCCTGGCCGGGTACGCCGGGAGCGGCAGCTACGCCAAGGCCCTGCGCCTGGGCGCCGCCGCCGGCGGGGCCACCGCCTTCTCCGACGGCCTGGCCGAGGCCGGGGACGTGCAGGCCGTGCTGGCAACCCTGTAA
- the fruABC gene encoding PTS fructose transporter subunit IIC, with the protein MNMMRITDLLRAQGVRLNAAPADKTAAVEALVELQAKAGNLTDREGYKADILAREAQGSTAIGSGIAVPHAKSRAVARPGLAAMTVPGGVDYDAPDGQPSKLFFIIAAPQDGGDTHLEILSRLMVMLMDGEFCAKLLAAKDAGEFLALIDAQEAAKYPDEVQAAPAAAQEAKPQGYRILAVTACPTGIAHTYMAAEALEKKGRELGLPLKAETQGSGGAKNILTRAEIAACDGIIVAADKNVDLARFDGKPVLRAAVSDGINKPQALIEKLESGAVPVYRHEGGGVQADEGRESVGRQIYKHLMNGVSHMLPFVIGGGILIALAFLLDDPALGYATFGTNTPAAAWFKNIGGVAFNFMLPILAGYIAMSIADRPGLMVGFVGGALAASGASFLNPAAVDAVPAGFLGALLAGFIGGYLMLFLRKVCDKLPRALEGIKPVLIYPLLGLALIGVIMCAINPFVGMLNSAIYSGLESMGEGSKILLGVVVAGMMAIDMGGPFNKAAYLFGTSTLATADLALGGSPVMAAVMIGGMVPPIAIALACTFFKNRFTPDERKNGYVNYIMGLCFITEGAIPFAAGDPLRVIPSCIVGSAVAGGLSMLFGCASPAPHGGLFVFPVMHNVLMYVVALAVGSAVGMLMLALLKKKRA; encoded by the coding sequence ATGAATATGATGCGCATTACAGACTTACTGCGCGCGCAGGGCGTCCGCCTGAACGCGGCCCCCGCCGACAAGACCGCCGCCGTCGAGGCGCTGGTGGAGCTCCAGGCCAAGGCGGGCAATCTCACCGACCGGGAGGGCTACAAGGCCGACATCCTGGCCCGGGAGGCCCAGGGCAGCACCGCCATCGGCAGCGGCATCGCCGTGCCCCACGCCAAGTCCCGCGCCGTGGCGCGGCCGGGCCTTGCCGCCATGACCGTGCCCGGCGGCGTGGACTACGACGCCCCCGACGGACAGCCCAGCAAGCTCTTCTTCATCATCGCCGCCCCCCAGGACGGCGGGGACACCCACCTGGAGATCCTCTCCCGCCTGATGGTGATGCTGATGGACGGGGAATTCTGCGCAAAGCTGCTCGCCGCCAAGGACGCCGGGGAATTCCTGGCCCTCATCGACGCCCAGGAGGCCGCCAAGTACCCCGACGAGGTTCAGGCCGCCCCCGCCGCCGCGCAGGAGGCCAAGCCCCAGGGCTACCGCATCCTGGCGGTCACCGCCTGCCCCACCGGCATCGCCCACACCTACATGGCGGCCGAGGCCCTGGAGAAGAAGGGCCGGGAGCTGGGCCTGCCCCTGAAGGCCGAGACCCAGGGCTCCGGCGGGGCCAAGAACATCCTCACCCGCGCCGAGATCGCCGCCTGCGACGGCATCATCGTCGCCGCCGACAAGAACGTGGATCTGGCCCGCTTCGACGGCAAGCCTGTGCTGCGCGCGGCGGTGAGCGACGGCATCAACAAGCCCCAGGCCCTCATTGAGAAGCTGGAGAGCGGCGCCGTGCCGGTCTACCGCCACGAGGGCGGCGGCGTCCAGGCCGACGAGGGCCGGGAGAGCGTGGGCCGCCAGATCTACAAGCACCTGATGAACGGCGTCAGCCACATGCTGCCCTTCGTCATCGGCGGCGGCATCCTGATCGCCCTGGCCTTCCTGCTGGACGACCCCGCCCTTGGGTACGCCACCTTCGGCACCAACACCCCCGCGGCCGCCTGGTTCAAGAACATCGGCGGCGTGGCCTTCAACTTTATGCTGCCCATCCTGGCGGGCTACATCGCCATGTCCATCGCCGACCGGCCCGGCCTGATGGTGGGCTTCGTGGGCGGCGCGCTGGCCGCCTCCGGCGCCTCCTTCCTCAACCCCGCCGCGGTGGACGCCGTCCCCGCCGGCTTTTTGGGCGCGCTGCTGGCCGGCTTCATCGGCGGCTACCTGATGCTCTTCCTGCGCAAGGTGTGCGACAAGCTGCCCCGGGCCCTGGAGGGCATCAAGCCCGTGCTCATCTACCCCCTGCTGGGGCTGGCGCTCATCGGGGTGATCATGTGCGCCATCAACCCCTTCGTGGGTATGCTCAACTCCGCCATCTACAGCGGCCTGGAGTCCATGGGCGAGGGCAGCAAGATCCTCCTGGGCGTGGTAGTGGCCGGCATGATGGCCATCGACATGGGCGGCCCCTTCAACAAGGCGGCCTACCTCTTCGGCACCTCCACCCTGGCCACCGCAGACCTGGCCCTGGGCGGCTCCCCCGTCATGGCCGCCGTCATGATCGGCGGCATGGTGCCCCCCATCGCCATCGCCCTGGCCTGCACCTTCTTTAAAAACCGCTTCACCCCCGACGAGCGCAAGAACGGCTACGTGAACTACATCATGGGCCTTTGCTTCATCACCGAGGGCGCCATCCCCTTCGCCGCGGGCGACCCCCTGCGCGTCATCCCCTCCTGCATCGTGGGCTCGGCGGTGGCCGGCGGGCTGTCCATGCTCTTCGGCTGCGCCTCCCCCGCGCCCCACGGCGGCCTGTTCGTCTTCCCCGTGATGCACAACGTGCTCATGTACGTGGTGGCGCTGGCGGTGGGCTCCGCGGTGGGTATGCTGATGCTGGCCCTGCTGAAAAAGAAGAGGGCGTAG